The Triticum dicoccoides isolate Atlit2015 ecotype Zavitan chromosome 6A, WEW_v2.0, whole genome shotgun sequence genome has a window encoding:
- the LOC119319301 gene encoding agamous-like MADS-box protein AGL80, producing MARKKVALRYIRNNSARRNALKKHTKILMKKAGEVAAMPDAKACVVVYGEGMAVPEVFPSHGEAVAILNQFKSMQEAARLKKTMDQESILRERIVQLQEQVQKARREEQDQHTKILLYKALKSGHFPDNIEELTALGSKVDSILKSLSECTTKMSGQPPVDQAQVPYVTNGRGMGPPIMYQAPPQQQEGCLNTMRFERAPTTVIYDGDNTCGYDGNNDVFSRGHMNM from the coding sequence ATGGCTCGCAAGAAGGTGGCCCTTCGGTACATCCGCAATAACTCGGCGCGGCGCAATGCCTTGAAGAAGCACACTAAGATCCTGATGAAGAAGGCAGGCGAGGTGGCCGCCATGCCCGATGCTAAGGCATGTGTGGTCGTGTATGGCGAGGGCATGGCGGTGCCAGAGGTGTTCCCATCCCATGGCGAGGCAGTGGCTATCCTGAATCAGTTCAAGAGCATGCAAGAGGCGGCACGGCTAAAGAAGACGATGGACCAAGAGAGCATCCTCCGTGAGCGTATCGTACAGCTCCAAGAGCAGGTCCAGAAGGCTAGACGCGAGGAGCAGGACCAGCACACCAAGATTCTCCTGTATAAGGCCTTAAAAAGTGGCCACTTCCCAGACAACATCGAGGAGCTCACAGCCCTGGGCTCGAAGGTGGACTCTATCCTCAAGAGCCTGAGTGAATGCACCACAAAAATGAGTGGGCAGCCACCAGTCGACCAAGCCCAGGTACCATACGTCACCAATGGCAGGGGCATGGGGCCTCCAATTATGTATCAGGCACCACCACAGCAACAGGAGGGTTGTCTTAACACTATGAGGTTCGAAAGGGCCCCTACCACCGTGATCTACGATGGTGACAATACTTGTGGCTATGACGGCAACAACGATGTCTTCTCTCGTGGCCACATGAATATGTAA